The region aatttttggaaaaataaatatgGTTACAAAACTACTAATTTGggatcatatattatatatatatgtagatagatatagatatagatataaatTAATGTAGAGATGTATATATGTGCTTCTCCTTTTTATGCAATATTGGTATCCAaaccaaacaaattaattaagaaaagctgcttattaattaattaattaattaattaattaaggaagaTTGTTGAAAGCTGCAGGTTAGAGGCAAGAATGGGGAAAAACAATGGAAGAGAGTGGAAGTAAACCTCCGGGACCACATCAAAGTCCCCACATTCCCGCCGGGAATGTCTTCAGGCTTCTACGACGACCATTTCAGCGACTACATGACCAAGATCGCCATGGAACAACTTCCACAGAGCCGGCCACTTTGGGAAATTCATATCATCAAGTACCCGACCAGCACCGCCGCCGGCCAAGTCATCTTCAAGCTCCACCACGCGATGGGCGACGGCTTCTCCATGATGGGAGCTCTTCTTTCCTGCTTGCAGAGGGCCGACGACCCTTCTCTGCCCCTCACTTTTCCGGCGCTCAAGATGGGATTGGATTCCGATGGGGGGGCCGCCGGAATGTTCAGGAGAGTGCCAAGGGTTCTGTCGGGGCTTTTGAACACGGTTTTCGACTTCGGGTGGAGCCTTCTGAAGAGCAGCTATGTTGATGATGATCGGACGCCAATTCGGTCCAGCGCCGACGGGGTTGAGTTCCGGCCGATCAGGATAAGCACCGTCACTTTCTCTCTTGATCAGATCAAACAAATCAAGTCCAATCTTAAAGTGGTATGATTTAACACACTTTGTGCCTTAATTAccaacttttttatttttatttttcacggCTTCACCAAACTAACAAAACTTGTTATAAAAACTGAATATTGAAGCGACTTCGTATATTTAAAGATCAAGATAGATAGCATATTCTACGGGGGGTTACTCTTCACCAtagaattatattattatttgtttaccTTTTAAAGATAGCTTACTCTTTACCCGACATATGTCTTTGCCAATGACCAATAGGGATGGGACACATGCCCCTTAGGTGGCCTGTATCAAAGGCGGCGGATAGATTTAGATCTCAGGAAATCTAAGATTAACTTAAGAAGATTTACCTCTATCTTATACAATagattgaatttcaaaaatctcGATAAGAAATGTTGGTGGCTAGCTTTGGCTGTCTTACTGAATCAAATTTCAACCCAAACTAAGTAAATTAAGGTCTCAATCTCTAGTAGAAAATGAGAGATTTAGCTCACCCAATCTAAGTAAAGGTCTCAATCAGAGTAGAAGGGAAAAAGACTAACAGTTAGACTCACGtctattatttacttttaatattaataaatataacacTATATATACTCAATTACCAGACATGTCTTTTCTACCTTCACACATGGATTACTTAATACCAATGTGGCCCTGATCCACCATCTAATTCATAATCCTCTTTTGGCTGACCCTCTTAGTGATTTGCCATGTGAACAGACAGTGAATGATGTGATAGCTGGGATAATCTTCCTGGCAACCAGGCTATACATGCAAGAAGCAGGCCCAGAATTCAGCAAGGCCAACTCCACAGCATTGGTACTGCTCAACACAAGGAACATTGCTGGCTACAAGTCTCTGGCTGAGATGATCAGCCCCAACCATGACACAAAATGGGGCAACCAATTTGGTTTCTTGCATGTAGCTGTCCCAGAGCTCACTAAATCTGAGTCTTCAGACCCTATCAGCTTTGTTTCTAGAGCACAGAAAATAATTAGGAGGAAGAGAGACTCTGGAGCTGTTTTCCTAACCGGCAAGCTATTAGATACACTCAGAAGATATATGGGACCCGAGGTACGTCGAATtcatacaacaataacaacaattaCAAGCCTTTTGTGGGTGCATAAATGGGTAAAGTTAGATTAAAACGAGACggtgagagtaaaaataataacgTAAAATTATCGTTAACAATTATACACTTGTGCCAGGCAGTAGCTCAACACATCCACAACACTTTGAAGAACTCAAGCATGACAATCTCCAACATGATAGGACCTGTGGAACAACTGGCTTTGAGCAACCATCCTTGTGCTGGCATCTACTTCATGGTAGTTGGTGTTCCACAGGTATGTATGCTTAAagtatttatcaaaatactatagtagatttttaataattttttttaaaatttttactttcaGTGTTGTCAATGTTTCTTACCCAACTATCTAGGATAGTAATTTATCGATTAGCGATAATTGATCTGTTACTTATAAGTGTAAAGTAATAAGTTTGAATCTTGTTGAGCCATGTTATTTTTGGAATAGTCTTACACCATTTTACCTGCGGGCTTAAATGAGAGAACCGATGATactactaattaaaaataatccctAACAAGTTATTAAAGATGCTAAGGAGGACAAGGCTGAATCTTGTGTTCCTGGTTTTGcttttgggtatttttctttatttactcTTTTATTATTCTCCATATTGAGAGTCAATAATGGACAATTAGTTATCAAGTGGCCTAAAGCCCTACAATTAGAGGATGTCAATCTTAAAACCCGTCGTGCCTTTGACAACTTTCCTTCTTCTCCATTCACTAATGTTGTTTTTTAGCATGTCTTCGCCATAAAATGAATTGTTTAATAATTTGAAAGGGAAAGTTAAAAGTACGTCTGGTTTGAGTTGCAGAGTCTTACAATAACAATGGTGAGCTACATGGGGAATCTGAGAGTGGCAGTGGGGACTGAGAAAGGATATGTCGACTCACAGAAGTTCCAGTCAAGCATCCAGAAAGCCTTCGAGATGATGTTCAAAGCTGCAGTGAAGTCTGCAAATCCATAGGATGACACACCAGTCAATGAATAATAAATGGCTTCTACCAAGTTACATATACATAGTTAAATTGTTGGGTTATGTTTACATTCTTAGTATTTGTGATTCAAGTGTGATGTCACACCCTTCCACCAATTGTTGTCCACCAGCACATATGATAGGAAATTAATTGCATTTTCATCTTGTTGCAAATAAAGGTTTCGACACTGGGCcagaaatgtattttttaaatgtgaaatatactattttaaagtttagtcaattaaaagtgatctataaaatttaatttttgagctATTGGGTATTAAGTTGTCATAAAATTAATGTGTAGAGGCATGATttgtatttctaaattgatgagTGGTCAATTTAGAAATATTGAAAGTTGTTAAACTGCATAATTCAGTTACAAATAATAGGTCATGGTCTCTAATTTAACGTCacttttccctttctctctgcATCCCCATCAACAGAGAAAAAAACTCCTAAGAACTACATATCAATTAAAAGATCATAACCCGTTTTGATCAATCACAACAATGGATACGTATACGTTTCTacttattgttttatttattcttgatgaTTTGATATAAATGTTTTTGGGATTTGGGTGCTAATTTTCCACAAAGGTTTATTTCTcctcaacaagtggtatcagagccctttTCATGTTAAATCATTGAAAACTGTATTATTTTTTCGATCCATGATTTACTTTTGGTGTTATggtatttgagttttttttttggattcaatttttaaaataaaatttttagatttagtAACGATGTAGGCCTCTGGCTGCGCTGACAAGGAAAAGCAAAGTCGCACCTATTTGACCATGGCATTAAGAAAATCGCGACCAGTGGCTGCGacattaagaaaagaaaagtcgCAACCATCTGGCCACGACTTTGGCCGCGGCGTTCAGGCTTCCTAAGGAATGAGACCCCTAGGGTTTTCAGAACCAGACATAGGCCCGTGAAGGTTTTGGAGCTTACAACAAATTAGTtgtttgattgattaattaattaaattcaataaattagtttaaaatggtttttatttttttattaattagttttttcatagttttcctttaaaaaaaatagtttttttattaaaaaaaactattttaagaaaataagggGTTGAGTGGGGCTGATACAGGATCCGGGATGGGTTGACTAGACTCGGTCCAGTACTGATCCGGTCAATAGTCAATCCAATCAACATTTGACCGTTGACTTTGacccaaaaaaatttaattaagggATTATTTTTGTGCAATTTTAAATTCAGATATTGCTatggttttatatatatattttgaaataaattaattgaaacaaaatgTCACCAAAGTGACCTCTCTTgtggaaattaatttgttttgaaatataaacgGTTATGTGAATGTAACTTGTGTGAATATTTATCGGCCCAAAGGAAGGTaaatgtttaatataattacacATGCACCTGTGGTAATAAATGCGTGATAATTGTTCGATTTTACATGTGACCAATAAATCGACCCAAAAGAAGATTTATTGtttgatatgttattattatCTGTGTTTGATTACTACACCAAGAGTACCACTTACAATTAATATTACTGTCTAAAGATTTCATATTAATGTTTTGCTAGATATCTTGAGATGGGACTTaccattatttgaatttattgattgTTAATTATGGATATTAATTGAGCATGATTttcatttagttatttttattctctGTACAGCTAATGTGTCTGTTATTACAATATCTGCTAACATAAATTCAATTCTCATGCTGAATTTTCAAGGATTGGAAATAGAACATATTGATTGTTTTTGGCTACATGGATCTAGACCTTGCGCTCAGAATTGAGCAATTCGCTCCTCTTACGAATGTAAGTTCACTTAATGATAGGAGGAACTTTGAGAAGTGGGATCGCTCAAATTGCATAAGTCTTATGATTATTAAGCGGGACATTTCAGAAGCCTTTAGGGGCGCAGTATCCGAAGGGATAACTAATGCCAATGAGTTCCTTGCCGAAATTGAGAAGCGTTTTGTGAAAAATGATAAGGCTGAAACAAGCACGCTTTTGCAAAGTTTGATTTTAATGAAATATAAAGACAAGGGAAACATAAGGGAGTACATCATGGAGATGTCTCACATTACTTCAAAACTTAAGGGACTAAAGCTTGAGCTGTCTGATGACTTGCTTATACATTTGGTATTGATCTCACTACTAGCACAATTTAGTCAATTTAAGGTTAGTTATAACTACAAGAAGGAGAAATGGTCTCTAAATGAGCTTATTTTGTATTgtgtgcaagaagaagaaaagttgaAGCAAGATAGAATTGAAAGTGCTCACTTGGCAAGAACCTCTAAAGATAAgggcaagaaaagaaagaaagaatatgaaAGAAATAACAACAAGACAATGGGGGTTGTTTGTTTTGCAATAAGACTGGACATGTGAAGAAGGATTGTGCCAAATATCATGCTTGGCGTGCAAAGAAAGCTACAATTCTTACTTTGGTTTGTTCTGAGGTTAATTTAGCTTTAGTACTTAGAAACATTTAGTGGTTAGATTCTAGTACTATTACTCACATAAGTGTTTCCATGCAGGGTTGTCTAAGCTACCGAAAGCCAAATGATGGTGAAAGATACATCTTTGTGGGTGATGGCAAATCGGTGGAAGTTGATGTAATAGTAGGGGTGGCAATTCGTGTTGGCGGgtcgtaatcgtgtcgtgtcgagacacacgtataacacgtgtcaggctaacccgaacacgacccatttaataatcgtgtcaaattctttaaacctaaacacgacacgtttattaaacatGTAACAtgacacgacccgtttaattaaacgtgccgtgtcgtgtcacctgttaacctgtttaacccgtttaatttaaatgggtcgtgttgtgtcacctgttaaacatgttatttagttttaaatgtgttatttcgtgtataatcgtgttaacgtgttcagatcaacccattaacccttttaattaaatgtgtcatttcgtatataatcgtgttaacgtgttcgggtcaacccgttaacacgtttaattaaacgtgtcattttgtgtctaaacgggttagacgggttgacccgcctaagacacgaaaataatcgtgtcataaacgggttgactcgtttatgacccgaacccgattaaccccaaccctaacccgcttaactcTGTGTCGTGTAATCGGGTCGTGTCCAAAATTGCCAGCTCTATGTAATAGGCACTTTTAGATTATTGTTAGGAACTGGTTATTATTTGGATTTGCAAGACACTTTTGTTATACCGTCTTTAAGACGAAATTTGGTTTCTATTTCTTTATTGGACAAATCTggatattattgtttatttagaAACAACCAGTTTAGTCTTtcattaaattcaaatgttattgGTACTGGTTCATTATGTGCATATGATAACCTATATTTTCTTGATATTGTTGTGTCATATAATAAACCTTGCATGTGGAATCACATGGTACTAAACacaaattaaacaaagaaaattcAGCATCATTATGTCATATCTCAAAAGCTAGAATTGGGAGACTTGTGTCTGATGGTATTTTGGATTCCCTTGACTTTACAGATTTTGATGTCTGCATTAATTGCATCAAGGGAAAACATAACAAAACTAAGAGATTAGGTGCCAATAGAACTTTAGACgtcttgaaattgatttatacaGATATTTGTGGACTATTCCCTACAGCTTCTTGGAATGGtcaacaatattttatatcatttataGACAATTACTCACGTTATGGGTACCTATATCTCATTCATGAGAAATCTCAGTCACTGGACGTGTTCAAAGCTTTTAAGGCTGAGGTTGAGAATCAACTTAACAAAAGGATTAAGAGTGTCAGGTCTGACCGTGGTGGTGAATACTACAGCAGATATGATGGTTCAGGAGAACAACGTCTAGGACCATTTGCTAAATTCTTAGAGAAATGTGGAATTATCCCACAGTACACCATCCCAGGATCTCCTAGCATGAATGATGTAGCCGAAAGACAAAACAGAACCCTTAAAGATATGGTAAGGAGTATGATAGTCATTCTACCTTACCAAAATTACTCTGGGGAGAAGCACTAAAGACTGCTACTTATATTCTTAATAGAGTACCAACTAAAGTAGCTATCAAAACACTTTATGAGCTTTGGACAGACAAAAGGCCTAGTTTAAAGCATTTTCACATTTGGGGATGTCTAGTTGAGGCAAGGCCTTATAGGCCATATGGAATGAAATTGGGGTCTAAAACAGTGAGCAACTACTTTATTGGTTATTCTGAGCAATCTAGGGGTTACAAATTTTATGATCCCACACTTAGGTTAATTTTTGAAACGAGAACTGCAACATTTTTTAAGGATGTTGAGTTTAAGGGACAAATAAGTTAGAGACAATGTCTTTGAGAAGGAATCAGTTTCGATTCCTactattatttttgataatgtgCAGGCTTCTATACCTATCATTGATCAAGAAGAAAATCAGGAACCTTAACAAGACAATGTTGAACAACCACCCATTCAGAATAAAGTAATTATTCTATAAGAACAAACTCAACAACCTTAAGAACTAAGGAGATCTACGAAAGAAATGAGAAGTGTTATCCCAGATGATTACATAGTATTTCTCCAAGAATGTGAAAAAGATATTGGAATGGTGGATAATGATCCAATCAACTTCCATTAGGCCATGCAGGGTTCTAACTCTCAAAAGTGGATTGATGCCATGAATGAGGAGTATAAGTCTATGCAAGACAATAAAGTTTGGGATCTTGTCCCATTACCAGAAGGTGCGAAACACTTTGGTTGTAAATGGatgtttaaaactaaaaggGATTTGAAAGGTAATGTGGAAAGATATAAGGCTTGTCTTATAGCTAAAGGCTTTACCCAAAATGAGGACATTAACTTCAAAGAGACTTTCTCTCTGATGTCTATGAAAGACTCTTTTAAGACTATTATGACACTTGTTGCACATTTTGATCTTGAGTTACATCAGATGGATGTTAAGACGGCATTTCTCAATGGTGACATTAATGAAACAATCTATATGGTGCAACTTGAAAACTTTGTGTTGGGAGACCCAAAGAATATGGTttgcaaaataaagaaatccATCCATGGGCTCAAACAAGCTTCCTGTCAATGATACCACAAATTTCATCAAGTAATTATCTCGTTTGATTTTGAGGTAAATGTTATGGATGATTGTGTGTTCAGTGGGAGTAAGCATATTTTCCTGGttttgtatgttgatgacatactacTTGACACTAATGATATAGGCATGTTGCACGAAACCAAGAGATAtctatcaaaaaattttgagatgaaagatcttAGTGATACCTCTTTTGTATTAGGGATTCAAATAACCGAGATCGCTCTCGGTATACTCTTGGATTATCACAAAAGAGCTATATCAATAAGGTGCTTAAAAGATTTGACATGCAGGATTATAAACTAAGGGACACCCCTGTCGCTAAGGGAGACAAATTTAGTCTCGATCAATGCCATATAAGAATGACTTTGAAGTTAAGGAGATGCAAAAGATTCCCTATGCGTCAGCTGTTGGGAGTTTAATGTATGCTCAAGTTTGTACACGTCTAGACATAGCATTCATTGTTGGAATGCTAGGCAGATATTTAAAGAACCCTGGGATGGATCATTGGGGAGCAACTAAAAGGGTTATGAGGTACTTACAGAGAACAAAAGATTATATGCTCACATATAGGAGATTAGATCAGTTGGAGATCATAAGGTATTTCGACTCCAATTACGTAGGATGCTAAGACAGTAGGAGATCCACTTCAGGCTATGTTTATCTGCTAGCTAGAGGAGCTTTTTCTTGGAGGAGTGCCAAGAAGATGCTCATAGCATATTCCACCATGGCAACAGAATTTGTGGCATGTTATGAGGCATCCAACCATGGAATATGGCTGCAGAATTTTGTCACTGGATTGCATATTTTGGATGGTATAGAGATATCGCTTAAgttatattgtgacaataaatcaGCAGTTTTGTATTTCAATAACAATATGAGCTCATCTAAGTCTAAGCATATTGACATAAAGTTCATAATTGTGAAGGAAAGAGTGCACAGTGGACATATTTCCATAGAGAATATTGGAACAAACTCCATGATTGTGGATCCGCTTACTAAGGGATTACCACCCAAGGTCTTTCATGAGCACATTGTTCATATGGGTATTGTATTGTGTGAGAATGTCATATTTTAGTGGGAGTTTGTATTCTCGTTgctttatgtttatttttggaAACATTCATGTATTTGGATATTTTATGTACATaaattaagtattttatttatttcactcTGTTATGTTATATTCAGTATCGATCTTACTAAAGAATAAGATAGGACCAATTGGAAATAGGCATGTTTGGATTACATCACATATAATTTTCATGCTATGCATCCATGATTGATTTATGTCATTTGGTTGTATTGATATACGTGACTATTGATGGATTTAGTCACGCTAAATGTGACAAAGATCGCTTTGATTCTATATCAGTATGATTAATTGATGATATTGTTCGGAAATACTCTTAAGGCATGTTTGGATCACATCACATGTAATTTCTATGCTGTAATTGATCTATGTCATTTGATTGTATTGATATACGTGACTATTGATGGATTTAGTCACGCTAAATGTTACAAAGATCGCTTTGATCATATATTAGTAtgatcaatggttgagattgttCAGAAATACTCTTAATGGTTATAACAAAAGTTTGGAGCTCATAAGGTTGTGCACATTTATAAGGTTACATATGTAGCCCATTGGTagattgttgaaaataaagGTTTCGACATGTGGGGccacaaatgtattttttaaatgtgtaatgtTATCTTAAAGTTTAGCTGATTAAAAGTGATCTATAAAGTTTAATTTCTGGGCTATTGGGTATTAAGTTGTCATGAAATTAATGTGTAGAGACATGATttgtatttctaaattgatgagGGGCCAATTTAAAAATACTGAAAGTTGTTAACTACATAATTCAATTACAAATAATAGGTCATGGTCTTTAATTGAACGTTAGTTTTTCCTTTATATCTACATCCCCatcaatagagaaaaaaaactCTCAGGAACTACGTATCAATTGGAAAATCATAACCCGTTTTGATTAATCACAACAATGGATACAAGTATGTTTTCGcctattgttttatttattcttggtGATTTAACACGAATGTTCTTGGAATTTGGGTGATAGTTTTTCACAAAGGTTTATTTCTCCACAACACATCTATCCTGGGTTCCTTTTGTTTACTTGTTTCATCAAATGGTAAAAGTGGAGAaaattttttagtgaaaaaAGTAAGTCACTTCACATATAACATTTTTAGCTACTATACTTAAGTAGGAGCACTTGTCTTTTATAAGGCAAGTGGATGTGGGATACTTGGAGTAGACTTTGAGATCCCTAGTTTGATATCTTGCAGGTTTCGGGAGGTTCCccaaatataataatgatgggGTTGGATCCTTATCATCCGCCCTGGATCCTTCAGGATTtgaatttaagtttttattCTGACATGAACACGTGTTATGCCTCAAAGGACTTAAGAAAAGGATGCGAGACGAACTTAGACTAGCATCCTTGAAGGGAACACATGACAAGCTTCGACTACCTTCCTTAAAAGGGTAATTTTGCAATGCGATATCAAAGAGTAAGATTGATACAAAATTGACAAGTTCTTATAACACCAAATAGAGAACCTCATATATTAGAGATACTCTTTAGTTATTACAATTTCACTAAACCTCAAGTATAAATTTCACTAacatgttttatgtttttgctCTTGTGATAGTATCTTCAAGAAAAACTAcatgaagaaaagaggaaaCAAATAAGATTTACGATTGAGATCAATCAtctcaataaaaaattagaggCTATTCAAAGTAAAATTAGTGATTTGGAGAGGAAACTCTCATATGTTAATCGCGAGAAAGTCGGACCATACAAATGCCTTCTTTAGCTTAAGAAATCAGAGTGATATGGCGGTATGATGATGGTTATCTTCTCTTTTGATCTTTGGAACAGcttgttttatgaaaaatgtaatacctacaaataaatttagtaaataattctcataaattaaCGTGAcatattcataataattttgtacaaatttataataatttgacttcaaattaacaataaatctaCTCATTACTAtaaactattattaattttgagtagAATCATTATGAATTTGTGTCACATTAATTTGCGATGATTATTTGTCAaacttatttgtaaatataacattttccttattttataatagtttttGGCGTACGTTTATTGAGGGactaaatcaagtttaatctttgtactatttttattcttttttttatgggTATAAATTCTCTTTGATTCTGAGTTAGTTTAAATCCTAAAAgtggtgtaaaaaaaaaatctctcagGAGCctatttaattgtaaaaaacatattttactTTCCAATTTGAACTTTATAACatgaattggatttttttttttttttttttttgtgtgtcttAGCTTATATCATACATTAGCACATTCCTATTTGTCTTCTTATATGTTTTGATTCATTCTTCCTACACCCCCAGAATTCATGCTACAACCGATGTGCCTTAATGCTGAGCAATGCCACAGAGCTTTCTACTCTCGTTATAATATGGATAATATGATTTGTTAGCTAATCTATTGTGTTGACTGAGTCCGCTCGATAAACAAGAAAAATGAGggctaattatttttttttgtaaatttgtaattttattcaattttcttAATATTGTCAATTAGAtctaaattaacttaattgaatgtataattttatttatcgatttaaaaaaaaatatattcatacgGACTTGACATGACAGatatctataataataattttgataagatttactgttatgggtatttcccgTCTGCTCCATATGGGTTGGATTTAATTTAGTGGGCCGGCTCAATCGCTTAAGATCTAATAAACATCGAGCTGAGCTCGTTAAGGCAAGCTCGCACGATGCTAGAACCCCAGGCTCAAACGGTGGGACCGAGCGAGCTCTCGGCAATGCCCCTAACTTATCAGCGTATTCGGACGAGCTTCCAGCTACGTttcgagcgagctcccaacgatCTCTATAACTTGTCGGCTTAGCTGATCAGCTCACATGACAGAAGGGATGCATGTCGCAGTATATCAGTAGGCCGAGGGCCGCCCCAACTGGACCATTTAGCCCATTCGCTACAacattattcaatttttttaatattattaattagatctaaattaacttaattgaatgtaattttatttatcgatttaaaaaaaaaa is a window of Diospyros lotus cultivar Yz01 chromosome 10, ASM1463336v1, whole genome shotgun sequence DNA encoding:
- the LOC127810792 gene encoding wax ester synthase/diacylglycerol acyltransferase 11-like isoform X3, which gives rise to MNKQEEEGAAAAAAEEEEEEVEPVSPTGQYFNSSALSIAVLGVLESQVPIDDSQTMALLKDLFLPINPRFSSIMLQVRGKNGEKQWKRVEVNLRDHIKVPTFPPGMSSGFYDDHFSDYMTKIAMEQLPQSRPLWEIHIIKYPTSTAAGQVIFKLHHAMGDGFSMMGALLSCLQRADDPSLPLTFPALKMGLDSDGGAAGMFRRVPRVLSGLLNTVFDFGWSLLKSSYVDDDRTPIRSSADGVEFRPIRISTVTFSLDQIKQIKSNLKVTVNDVIAGIIFLATRLYMQEAGPEFSKANSTALVLLNTRNIAGYKSLAEMISPNHDTKWGNQFGFLHVAVPELTKSESSDPISFVSRAQKIIRRKRDSGAVFLTGKLLDTLRRYMGPE
- the LOC127810792 gene encoding wax ester synthase/diacylglycerol acyltransferase 4-like isoform X1; translated protein: MNKQEEEGAAAAAAEEEEEEVEPVSPTGQYFNSSALSIAVLGVLESQVPIDDSQTMALLKDLFLPINPRFSSIMLQVRGKNGEKQWKRVEVNLRDHIKVPTFPPGMSSGFYDDHFSDYMTKIAMEQLPQSRPLWEIHIIKYPTSTAAGQVIFKLHHAMGDGFSMMGALLSCLQRADDPSLPLTFPALKMGLDSDGGAAGMFRRVPRVLSGLLNTVFDFGWSLLKSSYVDDDRTPIRSSADGVEFRPIRISTVTFSLDQIKQIKSNLKVTVNDVIAGIIFLATRLYMQEAGPEFSKANSTALVLLNTRNIAGYKSLAEMISPNHDTKWGNQFGFLHVAVPELTKSESSDPISFVSRAQKIIRRKRDSGAVFLTGKLLDTLRRYMGPEAVAQHIHNTLKNSSMTISNMIGPVEQLALSNHPCAGIYFMVVGVPQSLTITMVSYMGNLRVAVGTEKGYVDSQKFQSSIQKAFEMMFKAAVKSANP
- the LOC127810792 gene encoding wax ester synthase/diacylglycerol acyltransferase 4-like isoform X2 — protein: MNKQEEEGAAAAAAEEEEEEVEPVSPTGQYFNSSALSIAVLGVLESQVPIDDSQTMALLKDLFLPINPRFSSIMVRGKNGEKQWKRVEVNLRDHIKVPTFPPGMSSGFYDDHFSDYMTKIAMEQLPQSRPLWEIHIIKYPTSTAAGQVIFKLHHAMGDGFSMMGALLSCLQRADDPSLPLTFPALKMGLDSDGGAAGMFRRVPRVLSGLLNTVFDFGWSLLKSSYVDDDRTPIRSSADGVEFRPIRISTVTFSLDQIKQIKSNLKVTVNDVIAGIIFLATRLYMQEAGPEFSKANSTALVLLNTRNIAGYKSLAEMISPNHDTKWGNQFGFLHVAVPELTKSESSDPISFVSRAQKIIRRKRDSGAVFLTGKLLDTLRRYMGPEAVAQHIHNTLKNSSMTISNMIGPVEQLALSNHPCAGIYFMVVGVPQSLTITMVSYMGNLRVAVGTEKGYVDSQKFQSSIQKAFEMMFKAAVKSANP